One region of Ktedonobacterales bacterium genomic DNA includes:
- a CDS encoding IS5/IS1182 family transposase: MARKPYPSDVSDDEWAFVAPYLTLMTEDAPQRE, encoded by the coding sequence ATGGCAAGAAAACCGTACCCCAGTGATGTCAGCGATGACGAGTGGGCCTTCGTGGCCCCTTATTTGACCTTGATGACGGAAGACGCGCCGCAGCGGGAG